Proteins encoded by one window of Thermoplasma sp. Kam2015:
- a CDS encoding SHOCT domain-containing protein translates to MKNHLSVVIWALIAMIALVVILSVIPTIYYGAGYRGLGYGMMGYPYYGMYIFMPIMAIISVLVIVLFIYLFFGAFSGIHNYDNRAEEILKERYARGEISKEEYEKRLEDLRR, encoded by the coding sequence ATGAAAAATCATCTTAGTGTTGTGATCTGGGCGCTCATAGCTATGATAGCGCTAGTTGTGATCCTCAGCGTGATTCCAACAATCTATTACGGTGCAGGATACAGAGGGTTGGGCTATGGTATGATGGGGTATCCATATTATGGCATGTATATATTCATGCCGATAATGGCCATAATCTCTGTACTCGTGATAGTGCTGTTCATATACCTCTTCTTCGGAGCATTTTCTGGTATTCACAATTACGACAACCGAGCTGAGGAGATACTAAAAGAGAGATATGCTAGAGGAGAAATTTCAAAAGAGGAATATGAAAAGAGATTGGAAGATCTGAGGAGATAA
- a CDS encoding MarR family transcriptional regulator, translating to MSGTKSKRRNKFIPDSGVVRYLFTMLVVSMVSLIILASTFSVMLFTIMYGIKINRITLILYGLIIGINSIILVLSIRSFVSLYGKHSQLDDEERIIPADLTDNEKTIIAIIERYGGHAMQNQIVKDSGFSPATVSRILNSLENKGIIQRRRYGMTNEILLLGKIHF from the coding sequence ATGTCTGGTACAAAGTCTAAAAGAAGGAATAAGTTCATCCCAGATTCCGGGGTGGTAAGGTATCTATTCACCATGCTAGTGGTATCTATGGTTTCACTTATAATACTGGCATCCACTTTTTCGGTGATGCTGTTCACGATAATGTATGGGATAAAAATAAATCGTATCACACTGATACTTTACGGCCTTATTATTGGCATAAACAGCATTATTCTTGTTCTCTCAATTAGATCATTCGTAAGCTTGTATGGAAAGCATAGTCAGTTGGATGATGAAGAGCGAATAATTCCAGCCGATCTGACTGACAATGAAAAGACAATAATAGCAATTATTGAAAGATATGGAGGTCATGCAATGCAGAATCAAATAGTAAAAGATTCCGGATTTTCCCCCGCAACAGTTTCAAGGATACTTAATTCGCTGGAAAACAAAGGTATCATACAGAGAAGGAGATACGGCATGACGAACGAGATTTTACTTCTGGGTAAAATACATTTCTGA